Genomic DNA from Stigmatopora argus isolate UIUO_Sarg chromosome 13, RoL_Sarg_1.0, whole genome shotgun sequence:
AGCAGAGAAAATGAAATGGCTGCGAGAAGAATGACTCATTTATAATTACAGCGTCCAACATCTGCAAAGTTAGTTGggataaagaagaagaaaaaatacggTGGCTGCGTTTAGGTGGGCgtaaatgtgtgtttgttgaACACACTTTATAATTTAGGCGTTGATTATAACCCTCCTGTACGTTGTCAAATAaacccactcactcactttcTTTGGCATTTGTGCTCACTGATGGGTGTCAGGAAGTGAAAGCCAATCATGGTTCtttatatcattaaaaaaatccttctttAACCCTGCAGAGAATGTTTActgtcaaccctcccagttccaatagattggacgtttaaTGATAGCGAATGGGTTAACTATTGTCaacatgccaaatgaatatgtACACTTTATACTTCTAATCGTGTCAATTCAATTGAGTCACTGATTGGTGACAGGAAGTTGAAGCCAACGCCATtttattaatataataaaaagcctttatgAACCCTGCAGATAATATTCAATGCCTACCCTCCCAGTTCTAATAGCTTGGACATTTACTGATTGCTAATGGGTTAACTATTGTCAACATGCCAAATTAATATGTACACTTCATACTTCTAATTGTGTCAATTGAGTCACTataataaaaagtatttttgaacCCTGCATATAATATTCACTGTctaccctcccagttcaaaaagATTGGACATTTGTTCCCGCTAATGACAGCTAATGGGTTAACAATGGTCAACATGAAACATAAAATTCATATGCATACTTCTAATTGAGTCATACTCAAACTACAGCAACATTATTTCAGTTTTTGAAGCATTTTACATTATTTCGAAGCACACGCGGTAAATAGACAACAAGAACCAGACAATTAAAACATGCAAAACAAGCCAAGCTCAAATTTGACATCATAAATTGCATGTTGAAGTAATTGTGTCCAATTGGGTGCAAAAGAAAGGGTAACTTGTCGCCCCGGTgtttggtggagggagacgATTTGCCGAGAAGAAGAACGCATTTGCGGCAATTGCCAGAGGCTAAAAAGAGGCCATTTGAATTCTTAATTGAAATATGGAAAAATAAGCATTTAGCGGCATAAACTGCACTCCAATAAGCCATTGCCTATAAGcagtaaatgaataattgacaaATTTAATCAGTCCGTTGCATGGGAATTTAGTACAACATATAATATTAAAGCTCGATAACTAAAGTGTTGTTCTACTAACAGTAAAGTCATTATTacgaaaaaaatggcatttcttTAATTAGTAAGTCAACATGACATTTGAGTTGCAGTTTGAATTAATTGATTTAATTAAAAcacttgaatttcatttaagATAGTGTAGGACTTCTCCTACTTTGGTTAGTTGTTATTAAAACATACATTCATAAAAATATTCCTCACACTGACAGTTAACAACTGcatcttttttatattttacgaGTTTTCTTTACTGCAATGGAGACAACTGTGTAAAATGGTGacatattttcattgttttggaaGCACAGTACATTATCAGGGCTTTTATTCTTGACGGTATTAAATAATTAAGgatgtgtttttagttatgGTCTAaatcagaaataaaaaaataaaaaatcaacatttaaaattttaaatatactttttggcCAAGAATGCATTAGTTGTGAGCTTCTAAAAGTGTTTCTTAGTCACTTAAATTCATTATTCATCACATATTGTTTGCTTGAACTTGAGTCAGGGACACCGTTGACATTGTGGTTATTCAGTAAGTGATAATAGCTGAATTAATAAGTAATATTATCATCTCAAAGTCATCCAAACTGGACGTGCAGTTTATGCGGTGGGAAGGAAGCCACAAAGGACAAAGATTTAATTACTTTCACAGATATCTACTTGAGTGTTTATCTTTTTCTATCGTGCTGAATAGATAAATATAACAGTGAGCATGTGTTTCACAATGTATCTTTCTTTCCATCCAATGAAATTAGAGTAACAGCCAAAATAAAGTGACGGCAGAACAATAAGATCTAAAAGAGCCAGTGTGCAGTTTACAAGCAAATTCTCCTTTAACATAATCATCAGCATTTGCATGCTGTCTGCTGCGGCACCCCCACTCCAACATTATACACTTTCAGCTTCATCAAGATAGTGTCAGGTTTGTAAGGAAATAAAGAGATGGTAAACAAACTCTTTCCGATAATGGGATGCTAATGTTAGGACATTATCTGCGTCCAAGTTGCTACTTTCCATTCAGGGCTGTTTTCAAGAAGCGGCAAAATGTGCGCTTTTCTTAtcgctttctttctttccattgTGTGGTTTGTTATCGGGACAGCCTTCTGCGCGGCCTGACGCTTTTTCATTCTTGTAAACTTTCATCTATTGTGTCAAATTGAAGGTGTCAAAACCCAATTTTAACAGGATTACAATGCACGGCCGGAATATCCCTACTAAATCAGTAGCGATTATTCTTGGTTTTTGCTTGTTGTCGTTTTGTtttgagttgtttttattttattttttaacagtctGACTATAGCCTTGTCATGTACACACACAAGATGGACTCACACCGCCGTGGGCGTGACCTTCCGTTGCAGGTGTGTTTGCAACATCGACTGTTCTCACATTAGCTTCAACCCGGTGTGCGCCTCGGACGGCCATTCCTATGACAACCCGTGCCAGGTGAAGGAGGCCTCCTGTGGGAAGCAGGAACGTATCGAGGTCAAGCACCTGGGACACTGCCAAGGTCAGACCCAATTTTCTATTCACCTTGAaaatcaacgttttgcagactaaaactacttactgctcaggttaaaactacttactgctgaataaagtctgacttggaattttaatgaacttaagtatctataattatgcccccatgaacaccatacaaatcttttcaaaaaagctgagttgccgtttaatatacccaggtatattaaacggcaggggtatagtaaatggcgcacaaacgggaggctcaaaaaagcaaaaatcatttcatatactcgggtatattaaacggcaaaatacggtaccccgAATTCTGCTGCCGGCTTTTAAAAACCTCTCGGAATAGCACGAGTCGATGCTCTTTGACAACCGCTTTGTGCAAAAGAAAAGAATCCCTcaaataaatgactaaaaacCAGCATGACAGACTGCGTATTCCCTCGAGGCTCTCGATTTAGCCAATAATAGTCCCAGATTACTTTCGGGTACTCCCCGGGTTGGCGTCATTTGACCTAAACCAGATGTTTTTGGAGTAATAACGCAAGctggcattcaattcaaatgtgaggcagacatgctgATGTGCCAGTGTCATATGTGGTATTCAATTTTCTGAATTTCAATCAACTCTCACACCTTCATCTGTATTGGGGACACAATTGCTTTAATCACATGACAATAACCTCACAAAGTTAATCCTCCGCCCTCGACAGACGCAAACTGGAGTACGCCGACAACATTACCGGCCGGTAATTACCTTTTAGTGTAATGCCTTCCATTTGGCTGCAGTGTTTGTTTGtcggtgttccagaaaaaaagtatttcactCATCAGCATTGTGAAAACAAAACTGTCAATCCACGCTTTTTAAAGATAAAGATGAATTCATAGGCATTTCATGGGTCAATCTTGAGCGAAGATGGGGCGAAAAGAGTGCGGGGGTGCTAAAACAATTCGGCAAAAGGTGCTCAAATCACGACTTTTACCCCCGACGGGACGTTTAGGGACGATTGATTGGAGACGAAAGCGCCGAGAAGTAATTGGGGACAACGCAATCAACCCTAACTTGCTTTGGGAGAAGCATAGAGGGCGTAATGAATTGCCAAATATAACAGGCTTTGGGTCAGAGTAAGTAGATTGATCGCGGCGCACTTGCTGGCAATTTGTTTCAATCAGACCAAGCAGCGAAAGAAACAAATGATATCGCTTCTCTTTCCCTGTACAAAGAAGGCGAGTCGCAATGTGCCTTGAGTCCAACTTTTGCACGCATCTTTACCGGTTAAATGGTGGCCTTTacgattttaaccttgtaaaatGCGACTTAACTTTTGCAAGACAGACttttattttctcaaaataCATTGTGAAAGGATTTAAACTTATTTAACCCCCAAGCTATGTGTCTCCTCTATTGTTGTGATTCTTCAAAATAGTCTTAAAAGTTGCCTGCAGAAGACAAACACAAATGGTGGGTGTCTCATCCTCCTATTTCTTTCATCCAAACGTAGGTCGTCGTTACTCTGATGTGTTGCTTCAACACAAAACTGCAGAAAATGTGTTTTGGCAGAGTGAGACTGCAATCGTTTGCCTTTGaggcggaaaaaaaatataaaaatcactGCAATAAACTAATGATTTGTGCAAGAGGGCTGTTCTGCTTTTTGCAATGTGTAATTTTCCCAGCAGCGCCCATAAAGGGAGCAAAAATAACAATCCTCTCTTATCTTTCACACTCTCACACTTGTCTCGTCTGTGCCCTTTGTACGCTAGGCTCTAATAGAAAAAATAGCAAGTGTGCTTACAGAATACAATCCACTGTCTGCATTTATTCGCATTCAATGACAGCCGGGCTCACCTCCTGCGCCCTTTCGTGGCGCTGAAAACATATTGAATGATCTTCTTTTGCTCCCATGTCGACGTCCTAATGGGTGGGCTTAAGGTCGTgccctctatttttttccagatggGAACAAAGGCAGAGATGGACATTTCTCACCCACTGACATCACCGGTACGTTAAAGTTTTGGGTTTTACACGTTCCTTTATCCCTGGGTGGATGcttggatttttggggggcggaGTTACGGGCCTCACGGATCAATATGCGTTTTCTTCGGGCAGGTAACGGACAAGCAGATGGTTTATACACGCCCTGTCCAGATCTCTACAAGAACTACTGCGTCCATGGAGATTGTCAGTTCCCCAGTATACCTGCTCAGCCCTCATgcaggtacacacacacacaaaaacacacatacacaaacacacatcgtGGTTACATCGatgatttttgacaaaaaaaataataattagacGTCCTTTGTAGATGTATTGTGTTGTCCTTGTGTAAAAAGTATGGCTACCATTT
This window encodes:
- the tmeff2a gene encoding tomoregulin-2a, coding for MPGIQEDSGGEGSAEAGQKETSTCDICQFGAECDVDAEDVCFIKIVSVVFILFFNSLTIALSCTHTRWTHTAVGVTFRCRCVCNIDCSHISFNPVCASDGHSYDNPCQVKEASCGKQERIEVKHLGHCQDGNKGRDGHFSPTDITGNGQADGLYTPCPDLYKNYCVHGDCQFPSIPAQPSCSCHSGFSGPQCDTKDYNVLYVVPGSGKLHYVLIASVIGALQVVIICVVVLCITRKCPRSNRINRQKQNNVHFSSENTMRASTRLI